Proteins co-encoded in one Arachis stenosperma cultivar V10309 chromosome 7, arast.V10309.gnm1.PFL2, whole genome shotgun sequence genomic window:
- the LOC130940726 gene encoding DNA-directed RNA polymerase I subunit rpa43-like: MEGLKVSNANLTVYLHPSKSRDASEAILRELSSLLFTFSEALDGVVLAYDINSLDNKAAKILSGVIPYFGVPLSVDLLLFSPKPDMLLEGKVVKLSQESIHVVVLGFSSAIITVKDIREDFVYKTKHEQDVYASKSHKRHVIKVGTMIRFSVKSFDEEILHIYGSLMPDHTGSIHWLEKHSELISHPNKIAKKRESEGELTTVKQDTIDGKISPLDSAQKIKRSKKQKIQEES; encoded by the exons ATGGAGGGTTTGAAGGTCTCAAACGCTAATTTAACTGTCTACCTTCACCCTTCCAAGAGTAGAGACGCTTCCGAAGCCATTCTTCGTGAGCTCAGCTCTTTGCTCTTCACGTTCAGCGAAGCCTTGGATGGTGTTGTCCTAGCTTACGATATCAATTCGCTTGATAACAAGGCGGCCAAGATTCTTTCTGGTGTTATTCCTTATTTCGGTGTTCCGCTCAGCGTGGATTTGTTGCTTTTTTCTCCAAAGCCTGATATGCTTTTAG AGGGGAAGGTTGTTAAGCTTTCACAAGAGTCTATTCATGTTGTTGTGCTTGGATTTTCTTCTGCGATTATAACCGTGAAAGACATTAGGGAAGACTTCGTGTACAAAACT AAACATGAGCAAGATGTGTATGCAAGCAAATCTCACAAGAGACATGTTATCAAAGTTGGAACTATGATACGGTTTTCAGTCAAGAG CTTTGATGAGGAAATACTTCATATTTATGGCTCCTTGATGCCAGATCACACAGGCAGCATTCATTGGTTGGAGAAGCACTCTGAATTAATTTCCCATCCTAACAA GATTGCAAAGAAGAGGGAAAGTGAGGGAGAACTAACAACAGTCAAGCAAGATACTATTGATGGGAAAATATCACCCTTGGACTCTGCCCAGAAAATAAAAAGGTCTAAGAAGCAAAAAATACAAGAGGAGTCTTAA